The Platichthys flesus chromosome 10, fPlaFle2.1, whole genome shotgun sequence genome includes a window with the following:
- the cdc25b gene encoding M-phase inducer phosphatase 2: MESVNIFDQASPVNTVLKRRPDAIPGLSSLSSPHCRTLFSPGPAAVLSPVTNLALDLDNLVVLGSLCDTPKRRKHARLEKIPSFASDVSSDAGLGMDPPSPMDAVEVEDTFERAIQQSSRIINERLPIRRINSLPLQLLGFSPSLKGQETDSQRYGIFGQQPSHINAASSSCQLDNKENMPEEGFEFKKPTKPVSRCRLRSFHGGQSKDAFAHRPSSAPALMFSSPPPIQQLDFFDSSPVFRRRSSGSSLNEDEDDGFFGVPDDNMENDSGMPMGMASLLTAPLVSDSPGEDSPVIRCRPRSLFRSPSMPSPHSRPCAKRPDCPGDDITPVRVKRRRSLAGTQVTTLEQNPESPRMGCSFQRSKSFCQTDIEKVLDSEDSSNDLIGDFTKPFVLPTVEGKHQDLKYITPEMMVTALTGQFNHLVERVIVIDCRYPYEFEGGHIQGALNLHQEEHVEDFLLKTPIITSSLEKRVVIVFHCEFSSERGPRMCRFVRERDRAMNEYPNLHYPELYILKGGYKEFFPHFQLQCEPQAYRPMHHEDFKEDLRKFRLKSRTWAGERSKRDMYSRLKKL; encoded by the exons ATGGAGTCGGTGAATATTTTCGACCAAGCCAGCCCAGTTAACACCGTTTTGAAAAGAAGGCCCGACGCGATCCCCGGCCTTTCCTCGCTCTCGTCGCCGCACTGCAGGACTCTGTTCTCCCCCGGCCCCGCGGCGGTGCTGTCCCCCGTCACCAACCTGGCTCTGGACCTGGACAACCTAGTGGTCCTCGGAAG CCTCTGTGATACCCCGAAGAGGAGAAAGCATGCCCGGCTCGAGAAGATTCCCTCCTTCGCCTCTGACGTCTCCTCTGATGCCG GCCTGGGCATGGATCCCCCGAGCCCCATGGACGCTGTTGAAGTGGAGGACAC ATTTGAAAGGGCAATTCAACAGTCGAGCAGAATTATCAACGA GAGGCTACCAATTCGAAGAATCAACTCGTTGCCA ctccagctcctgggTTTCAGTCCATCACTAAAGGGACAGGAAACTGATTCTCAGCGCTATGGAATATTCGGACAACAACCCTCCCACATAAATGCCGCCAGCTCGTCCTGTCAACTcgacaacaaagaaaacatgcCGGAG GAGGGCTTTGAATTCAAGAAACCAACCAAACCAGTGTCGCGGTGTCGACTGCGCTCCTTTCACGGTGGACAGTCTAAGGACGCCTTCGCTCACCGCCCCAGCTCTGCACCAGCACTCATG ttttcctcacctcctccaatCCAGCAGCTGGACTTTTTTGACTCCAGCCCCGTGTTCCGGAGACGCTCCTCTGGCAGCTCTCTAAacgaggatgaagatgatggattTTTTGGTGTTCCGGatgacaacatggag AACGACTCTGGGATGCCGATGGGAATGGCCAGCTTGCTCACCGCTCCACTGGTTTCTGACAGTCCAGGAGAAGACTCT CCTGTGATTCGCTGCCGGCCGCGGAGCTTGTTTCGCTCGCCCTCCATGCCCAGTCCGCATTCCCGGCCCTGTGCCAAGCGCCCCGACTGCCCCGGAGACGATATCACGCCGGTCAGGGTGAAACGCCGACGCAGCCTGGCAGGCACACAAGTCACCACCCTGGAGCAAAACCCTGAATCCCCACGAATG GGCTGCTCGTTCCAGAGATCCAAATCCTTCTGTCAGACGGACATCGAGAAGGTGCTGGACAGTGAGGACAGCTCTAATGACCTGATAGGAGATTTCACCAAG CCTTTTGTATTACCCACAGTGGAAGGCAAACATCAAGACCTCAAGTACATCACCCCAGAGATG ATGGTGACCGCTCTGACTGGCCAGTTCAACCATCTAGTTGAGCGAGTGATCGTCATCGACTGTCGCTACCCCTACGAGTTTGAGGGAGGTCACATCCAG GGAGCACTGAACCTGCACCAGGAGGAGCATGTGGAGGATTTCCTCCTCAAGACCCCAATCATCACGTCCTCCCTGGAGAAACGAGTCGTCATCGTCTTCCACTGCGAGTTCTCGTCGGAGCGCGGCCCTCGAATGTGCCGCTTCGTTAGGGAGCGAGACCGCGCCATGAACGAATACCCCAACCTCCACTACCCCGAGCTCTACATCCTCAAAGGCGGATACAAGGAGTTCTTCCCTCATTTTCAG tTGCAATGTGAACCTCAGGCGTACCGGCCCATGCACCACGAGGACTTCAAGGAAGACCTGAGGAAGTTTCGCCTGAAGAGTCGCACCTGGGCCGGGGAGCGCAGCAAGAGAGACATGTACAGCCGCCTGAAGAAGCTGTGA